Proteins encoded in a region of the Planococcus shixiaomingii genome:
- a CDS encoding VOC family protein: protein MEQLPKITTFLMFSGQAEEAMNFYASLFSNSKIENLVHQEDGSVMQAVLVLNGQAYMCIDSNVKHDFTFTPAISLYVTCETEEEIDRLCLKLSEGGETLMPLDNYGFSRKFVWLNDRFGVSWQLNLQ from the coding sequence GTGGAACAACTACCGAAAATCACGACTTTCCTAATGTTTTCCGGGCAAGCAGAAGAAGCCATGAATTTTTACGCGTCGCTTTTTAGCAATTCGAAAATCGAAAATTTAGTTCATCAAGAAGACGGCTCGGTCATGCAAGCTGTCCTTGTGTTAAACGGACAAGCGTATATGTGCATCGATAGCAACGTTAAACACGATTTTACTTTCACGCCGGCCATATCGCTATATGTGACCTGTGAAACCGAAGAGGAAATTGACCGTCTTTGTTTAAAATTATCTGAAGGAGGCGAAACGTTGATGCCTTTGGATAATTACGGATTCAGCCGAAAATTTGTCTGGCTTAATGACAGGTTCGGAGTTTCTTGGCAATTGAATTTGCAATAG
- a CDS encoding transporter substrate-binding domain-containing protein: MKNLFKKQSRALLVGIASLALLTACGNESDNTAEKTATEWDRIQEEGKLTVATSGTLFPTSYREEGTDELTGFEVEVVKELGKRLELEVEFTELGFDEMLTSVQTGQVDMAANDIEVTEDRKEKFLFSTPFKYSYGTAIVRKDDLSGIKTLEDLKGKKAAGASTSVYMETARSYGAEEVVYDNATNETYLRDVAIGRTDVILNDYYLQTLAIAAFPELNIVIHPDIKYSPSEVSVVMKKDNTELAENVNRVIEEMIEDGTVAKISGEFFNGADVTKKVDIEE, translated from the coding sequence TTGAAAAATTTATTTAAAAAACAGAGCCGTGCATTACTAGTAGGGATTGCGTCACTTGCTCTTTTAACAGCTTGCGGAAATGAAAGCGATAACACTGCAGAAAAAACAGCAACTGAATGGGATCGAATCCAGGAAGAAGGCAAATTAACTGTCGCTACTTCAGGTACACTTTTCCCGACTTCTTATCGTGAAGAAGGAACTGATGAGCTGACAGGATTTGAAGTGGAAGTTGTAAAAGAACTTGGAAAACGTTTGGAACTGGAAGTTGAGTTTACTGAGCTTGGATTTGACGAAATGCTGACTTCTGTCCAAACCGGACAAGTGGATATGGCTGCAAATGATATAGAAGTAACCGAAGACCGGAAAGAAAAATTCTTATTCTCGACACCGTTCAAGTATTCTTACGGCACAGCAATCGTCCGTAAAGATGATTTGTCGGGCATTAAAACGTTGGAAGATTTAAAAGGCAAAAAAGCAGCCGGCGCTTCTACTTCCGTTTATATGGAGACCGCCCGCTCATACGGCGCTGAAGAAGTGGTTTACGACAATGCAACAAACGAAACGTATTTGCGCGATGTAGCCATTGGCCGCACAGATGTCATTCTGAACGATTACTACCTGCAGACGTTGGCGATTGCCGCATTTCCGGAATTGAACATCGTCATTCATCCGGACATCAAATACAGCCCTTCGGAAGTCAGTGTCGTTATGAAGAAAGACAACACTGAACTGGCTGAAAACGTCAACCGCGTAATCGAAGAAATGATTGAAGACGGTACTGTTGCAAAAATTTCAGGCGAATTCTTCAACGGTGCCGATGTGACCAAAAAAGTGGATATTGAAGAGTAA